In Spirochaetaceae bacterium, the genomic window TCCTGCCCGGCAAGAGCGAGCAGGACCTGGCCGCCGAGTGCGCGGGCTACGTCGACGCCGGATTCACCGCCGTCAAGATCAAGGTGGGCCGCGTCGACGCGCACGCGGATGCGGCGCGCATCGCGGCGGTGCGAGCCGCGGTGGGCGGCCAGGTGGAGTTGTTCGCCGACGCCAACAACGCCTGGTACGACGCGGCCGGCGCCATCCGCGCCATCCGCCGCTGGGAGGAGTACGACCTCGGCTGGATCGAGGAACCCAACCCGCCCGACGAGCTGGCCGCGCATGCGGCGGTGGCGGCCGCGGTGGAGCCGCCGGTCGCCACCGGGGAGATCCACCAGACGCGCTGGGACTTCCAGCAGATCCTGGACCTGGGCGCGGCGGCCATCGTGCAGCCCGATGCCGCGGTGTGCGGCGGCGTTACCGAGTTCCGGCGCATCGCCGCCCTGGCGGCGGGCCAGGGCATTACCGTGGCCCCGCACTGGCTGGCCGACCTGCACGTGCACCTGGTGGCCGCCACCCCGAACGCCACCTGGGTGGAATATTTTACCGACACCGAGGTCCTGAACCTGATGGAGGTATTCCGGACCCGCCTGCAGGTGCGCG contains:
- a CDS encoding mandelate racemase/muconate lactonizing enzyme family protein, whose translation is MQVTGLTAATLVIPLRNPTSIAARTMTERHYTLVKVTTDAGVEGLGFCYCGNAAGWLVTSAVRDLLARHVVGRDPHHTEGIWDDMYADALLVGRRGAVLRAMSAIDIALWDANAKAAELPLYRYLGAARGDTVPAYASGGYFLPGKSEQDLAAECAGYVDAGFTAVKIKVGRVDAHADAARIAAVRAAVGGQVELFADANNAWYDAAGAIRAIRRWEEYDLGWIEEPNPPDELAAHAAVAAAVEPPVATGEIHQTRWDFQQILDLGAAAIVQPDAAVCGGVTEFRRIAALAAGQGITVAPHWLADLHVHLVAATPNATWVEYFTDTEVLNLMEVFRTRLQVRDGALVLPQEPGLGIALDDAAVERYSRDGWR